The window GACGAGCCTGTGTGTTATCTGTAACAAAGTCAATAATTTCAGTAAGTCACAAGTTAATATCTCATTCAATGCGTAAAGTAAATAATCAACTTTTTATCTAAACAATATCTTAATTCATTCTTTATAATcatccaattttctttttatataaatttattcaaccCTAGATATTCTCTTATAGGTCCATTCATTCTTTACCCTAAATCTGTCCTTATTGGCACTGGTCTTAGACTGAATGAGTCTCCTCGATCTATTAACGGTCATAAAATACTATTGACTTTGTACTATGGGTTTGTATCCATAAGTTTGCTTTGTGGCCTTAAATGGACATTTCCTATTAAAGTTCCCTGTCTCCTCGTAGAAATAACATTTGATATCTAACTATTTGTACTTTTTCCATCTATGCCTTTCATGTAGGCAAATAAAACATCTACCTAGAGCGACTAAGTAATTCCTAAGATGCCTTTGATTATATCATCCACAATAGATAGTTAGGCATCCTCTACTTTGTATATCCTTCTACTAGACTGACACTCGAGCATGATTGTCCTCAGTTGATCCCTCACTAACACCCTAAAAGGATCCACCTGATGCTTCTCTTGAGCTAAAATCCCATCATTTCTTCTTGAGTTGACCAAACTATccactcttttctttatttagagGGGGAGTtctactaaaaaaatacttgatttttcctttttccaaCTCTCGACTGCCCTTGTTTAGCTATCCCCTATTGATCCTCATCTATCACTGTCTTAAAGGACTGGGCAGCCTTAATCAATTCTCTCACAATCCTGAATTACAAAGCAATTAACCCACTCTTCAAATCCTAACTAAGTCCATCTCGTAGCCTTTCTATCTTTTGTTACTTGGTAGGTAggaatgaagaagaaaacatatAGAGGTTCTAAAACCACCTCTTATACTTTAATATATTCATATTGCCCTGTCTTAAGGCCAAAAACTCTTGCTCTTTACTTTTGCGATGCTGTCTAAAATAGTACTTATTTTCAAATTCTACTTTATAGTCCCTCCAAGTGAGTACCTCTCTAGATCTCCTTTCTTGCACCATGTCCCACTAGAATTAGGCACTATCTAAGAGTAACCAAGTAGCATAATATACTTGCACATTTTCTAGCACTGAAATCTGATTAAGGGACTTCTCTACTTTTTGTACCAGTATTCAGCTATCTCAGCATCCCTCTTTTCTAAAAAAGGCACACACCCTATCTTTCTTATACTTTTTCCTTAACGTACTAAAGTATAAACATTGTCTCCGTGAGTTGTACTTGTCACCCTTGACATTCCAGCTACTATTGCTCTTACAATCTCTTCAAGATAAACAAGATCAATGGAGGGTAAATGTACTCTTACAGGTGGGGGCTTAACTGTTTGCCCCTCTTTGAATGCTACCTTAGGCTACAATATCTTTATCTGTAATGATGCAAGATCAACCTCGAGTCCTGCTGACTCTCCATGCCCTGATTGTACAGACACTACAGGCATGCATGAAGCAATATCTGTTAAAAGGATCTCCCATTTGATCTTAACCAATATTAACACTTTGATCCCTTCATCGTACCGAAGGTGGATTAGTCTTGGTTTCTTGTCTGGTATGAACCATCCTGAAACAATTTAACATCcatcattatcatttttaaGTCTACTGGACCAAAGCCAATGCCTTGATACCAGTTATAATAACCCTAAATTTTCCAACCATGTTGTACATTTCATAACGATGAAAAATaccagaaatttttttatttgaatattctttaaattgttaatgttattaCAAGAACTTAAAATATCTTAACATGTTATCAAAGTTAATCAATGCAGTACATCATAAGGCATAAATACATGTTATTTTAAGAAGATTTAAGTCTTTTACAATATGCAAGAACATTATGTATAATTAGTGTAGCAAACACTCTATGATTTAACCTTTTAAGATACGATAGTCTAATCATATGTGGTTTAGCCCTTGCATAAATGAGAGAGTCTAGAGTGTCACACTAACACCCTTCTTTGGCATGTAAAATTTCCAAAacattaaacattttaattttagttattatctCTTTTTTAACACCCTTAGCTTTATTATCTATTTATAGGTGATTATATTCATGTAAtccatgatttaattaatttataagttaacataattaatcatatttgttacctttcatttaatttagaatCATTGGTGTTAAGATGTAATAACAAGCATCAATGCCGCCACCATTATaatagaaatataattaaagaaactGTTACATAAAGAAAACAATCCAATGCACACATAAGTAGAATAACCAGAATTAAAGATAGAAGATTAATGTACtaagaaagaaattgattaAAGTACTTATGTTTGGTTACTTGCATGTTACGAATATCAATGACTTTAAGTTTAAGAATAgtctaaaaacttaaacttCAAGTGTTGATTGACACTTTAAAATGTATAACATTGATCTAGTCAGGTCAACATGGTATCTTTCCAATTAATTAACCTTTGACAAAACGAAGAGATCTATTGGTCATACTATACTCATCGATTGAATGATCGAGAATTAAATCAAAGTAcaacttaaattaatatataattaatgattcctaaaataataatatttatttttatattttgttttatgagtAATTCATTTTATGCTTTACCTTTATCATGGTTTCTTTTCttacacaattattattattattattattattattattattattataaatggaTAGTTTGAGATATTTTTATGTGTAAAATCTATTTGATTGttgttacaaatatattttttaattttaatatttggattGATATGCTATTATTCAGATTTGTTAAATTTGTATGTTCATTTAGAGTTCTTTAAAAATACAAGTGGCTGATGATTAAATGGTTAGGATTATAGCTATACAAAATCCataatcatttatataaaatcGTAATCATATGCTTAACCGAGAAAAATccataattatttgtataaaatagtaatcaaatacttaaatgaagaaaatccataattatttatctaaaatcATAATCATATACTTAACCATGGTCATCTTGAGAGATAAAAATCCATTCTAACTCATTCAAAACCATAGTCATCGCCCAGTTTGTTAAACATTCAATTCTCTAAGGGAAAAACCTAATAAATGATCGGTCAAAGGCGCATCATCTTAACCAAGTCATCCACCTGGCGCACGCCAGCATCAAGTCCATGTTTAAGCTAAGATGGTCGCTACGACCTATAAAATGATGCATCTTTTGTGAAGGTTCTTGTGAATAACTTGTCTCGCTATACAATGCATATAGATGCCCCAAGTTATCTTGCATACATGgctaatttaaaagaaaaataaaaaagatattcaagcgacacaagtatttttaaataattaaaaaaaaactaagacttATATAGTTCAATAACTCAGTTCTAACAATAAAcaaagcaaataaaagaaattggcaataattaacaataaaatttttttgtcaatacTATACCtggaatgaaaacaaaaaagagcttATTGGAGATTTATTGTCGCTCCATTATGGATAACATCTCATGACCAAAAATGCTAACAAAGACGATTCTAGCGTTACTGCGAAAGGCTGCACTAATACATTAGAAGAGGCTACATGTGTTGTCAGAGCAGTAACTTTGAaagcaaaccaaataaaatactATGAAGCAAACATCCCATGCctatatttaatcaattgatttaatttaattcaaaattactttttttttcaaaaagctaaatttaataaaaaaaaaactcaagataacccatgttatttttaaaattattgaaaaatatcatagaaaaagaattaaaaaaaaagaagtttgacATCCAGTTAAATAAATGTTAgacgatgaaattgaaaaaaaaatgtttaaaaaacaaaaaagaaacgaaaaatAAGCAAACCAAGTGAACATTATGAATCTGAGTTAATCTCTCAAACTTGCAATCTATTAAGTCCTACACTTGAGTTGGATCAAGAAGCTGAATACctaaccaattcaatattgaagaaaaaaaccaaagaaaaaaaatcaatttaaaaataaattcaaggtaaaaaaataacaataaaaaagtaggatgaaattataaaaacaatattcaatcttaaaaaccatctcaaataaagtaaataacaataaaaaaaaatagagaccaaatctgatagataagagaattaaaggggatgaaattaaaaagcaattctaattttataaattatttataataaaataaatagtaataaaaggaacaaaaaccaaatttgaaagaaaaacctTGCTTTCGAAATTTAAAGAGCCTGCATAAAAATCGAGAAGAaagggagaaagaaagaaaaaaaggtcgTCAACACCAAATAAGACACTTGTTGAATAATCGAGAATTAAATCGAAACAcaacttaaattaatatataattaatgattcctaaataataatatttatttttatattttgttttatgagtaattcattttatgttttaagaatacttatttttaaacttttatcatgatttattttctaacacagtagtagtagtagttattgttgttattattattattattataaatggaTAGTTTGAGATATTTTTATGTGTAAAATCTATTTGattgttattataaatatattttttaattttaatatttgggttGGTATGCTATTATtcaaatttgttaaaatttcatggtcatttagatttcttttaaaaatacaaatagttaatgattaaatatttagaattatagcTATACAAAATCCataattatttatctaaaatcataaatatatacTTAATCATGGTCATCGTAAGAGAGAAAAATCCataattatttatctaaaatcATGATCATATACTTAATTATGATCATcttgagagagaaaaatttcataatcatttatCTAAAATCATAATCATATACTTAACCATGCATGTTTAGGAATGTGgatgcggttgttttttaaagtgttttttactcggaaatgtatcaaaataatattttttttattttttaaaaatcatttttgatatcagcacatcaaaataattttaaaatactaaaaaaatattaatttgaattaaaaaaaataaaaaatttttaaattatttaaaaaatacttaaaaaaaaacacaaaaacaatccGGTTAAATTTAGAACCATAGTCATCACCTAGTTTGTCATATATTCAATTTTTGGGGGGAAAAAACCAATAAATGACCGGTCAAAGGCGCATCATCTTAACCAAGTCACCCACGCGGCGCACGCTAGCGTCAAGTCCACGTTTAAGCAGTGATGGTCGCTATGGCCTATAAAATGATGCATCCCTTCGTGAATGTTCTTCTGAACCCCTTGCCTCGCTGTACAACGCATATACACAGGCATTGCCGGCAAAGCTCCTTCCACCTtcccaaatttttattttttagaggatTAAACGAGAGCGCAAGACAAAGAAATCTTTCCTTCTCTAACGTCGTCGTTCCCATTCTTTAATTGAtcgtttttgcattttaaaaataatggcGGATCAGTGCATGCCAGGATGGATCTTAGCTACTCTGTTTGGTCTCTCTGTTATCTATTATTTGGTAACCAAGAAGAAGGAACAGAGAGCTAGTAAGGATTTGTTGGAGGCGAGAAGCGAGTACGTTAATAGCATAGCCACCACCAGTGGAGAATGCAGATCCAGTAATGTTTCCGATGTCGACGTTATCATTGTCGGCGCCGGTGTTGCTGGCGCCGCTCTCGCTCATACTCTTGGCAAggtattttcctttcttttgctgCATCTTCTCGGCAATCAAACGGAGAAAAAcgaacttttattttatttttcgttGGATAATCGATTATTCCAaactcttggttttttttattgtttatttggaaaaatgaaaaagaaaacgcACCTCAAATGATCAATAAATCTTTCTAATTGAATGAAGAGTTTTTGAGGACCGAGGGGAAGAgttgattaatttattgaattatacGACACAGAATGCCGCGTACAGGATTTGATGATtcttatgtgtttatttttgaatttatacaatctatgttcttttgattttacacttttttttaatggaggCCAGCCCTTCATATTTCCATTAAACACGTAGATAAAACATATACATTTGCAGACTTGTGAAAGTAAGGCATCTTCGTTAAACGCGTGCTTTACCAAGATGAATAAGTAgctgttgttattattattattattatttttgaactttcatagagttggttgagaattgataATAAGATGAATTAAAGCAGGGACCATACCAACTTGGAGAGATGACCTGTCTTTTATGTTCTGTCTTATGGATCAAAGTGTATAATTATGTGATAACTGGCCTTTGGGAGGCCAAGCGGGTGTGTATGAACTTGTTCTGATAATCAGAGGATCTGTCATCTTTCAATTAATTAGTTGTTAGATGctatatttttgtttccttctaATTATTAGCTAGTGGAATGAGAAATTGACTGCACAAATGAAATTCATGTTGTTACCACCCCCAAATTGTGGTTCTAGAAATGAAAATTATCTTTCTATATTTTAGTTGATCTCTATTTATTCATAAGGATTTAAATCATGTTCATGATTCTTATAGATTGCTACTGGTAATATTCTCtaataattatagaaattgtactataaagttattaaaaccGAGGGCCTACTGTATTTCGTTTCTTTTGCCTCTGTTATCCCGATTAGTTTGCATCATGATTTGACAGACTTTcatattgaattgaatttacaTGGGATCGTTTCTTTTagaaggaaatatatatatatatcttgactGCAAGTCATTTCAATAGAAAAGCCAATGTATATCTTAAAATGCAGGATGGACGTCAAGTGCACGTCATTGAAAGAGACTTGACTGAGCCTGATAGGATTGTGGGTGAATTGCTACAGCCAGGGGGTTACCTTAAGTTAATTGAATTGGGACTTGAAGGTGTGTGACTATGAATTCTGCTACTACCTGCTAAATTTTGTAATGCCACAAGTTTGTATTAATCGATGTCATTTGTGGCCACTCAATAATGGGAGAACTTAGTTGCTAATAGAACCCCTATCTTGTTTCTCGCTGCAGATTGTGTGGAGAAAATTGATGCTCAGAGGGTGTTTGGTTATGCACTTTTCAAGGATGGAAAACATACTCGACTCTCTTATCCTTTGGAAAAGTTCCACTCAGATGTAGCTGGAAGGAGCTTTCACAATGGACGTTTCATACAGAGAATGCGGGACAAAGCTGCGTCCCTCCCCAAGTATGTCTTTTCTTCCATTGCAAATCTATGCATGTGGCAATGccctttgaaaaattaaatggttCTTAAAATGATTCAAGAAAATGGTTTCCAAGTGTTTGtgtattattcttttcattgtACCTGCACATTTTTAAGATGGTTGACATCCTCAGGTACGCAGTGAGTGTCCATGGTCATCTGATTGTCTGCTGTGCGCATGTTGTAATTCTTGGACCCtgttcttgataatatattttatgcCAGTTTAGCATGCCATCATAGTATCTAGAAGCATCTCTTTATGTTCACTGGtagttatatttttgttttcgatTTTACTAGTGTACAATTGGAGCAAGGAACTGTCATATCTCTACTTGAAGATAAAGGGACTTTTAGAGGCGTGCAGTACAAAACAAAAGATGGGCAAGAGCTGAAGGCATTTGCACCTCTGACAATTGTTTGTGATGGCTGTTTCTCAAACCTGCGCCGCTCCCTTTGCAACCCTAAGGTGAGAACCTTTGATATTTGTTGGATAGTAGCAGTGTAGCAATTCCAGTATCAAGTCTAAGACGACCAATCCCGTAGAAATTGTCTCGCCACTTGCTTATTACAAAATGAAGTTCtttctagaaaattaaaatgcatgtcAAATTATCTTGTGCAGGTGGATGTGCCCTCTTGTTTTGTTGGCATGGTCCTGGAGAATTGCCAGCTTCCATGTGCAAATCATGGGCATGTTATCTTAGGGGATCCGTCCCCGATTTTGATGTATCCTATTAGCAGTACCGAGGTCCGCTGTCTGGTTGATGTACCTGGTCAGAAGGTTCCTTCCATTTCAAGTGGTGAAATGGCAAAATATTTGAAGACTGTGGTGGCACCTCAGGTATATAGTAATCTTCCATGCATCCTCAGCTGCTTGTTTGGCCTTTACTAATCCCTATTTATGTCTGGTGTGGTGATTTCTTCGGCCGACTTTCTGACATTTCTGTTGGCAGCTTCCCCCAGAAGTTTATGATGCCTTTCTAGCTGCTGTTG is drawn from Populus nigra chromosome 5, ddPopNigr1.1, whole genome shotgun sequence and contains these coding sequences:
- the LOC133694982 gene encoding squalene monooxygenase SE1-like; the protein is MADQCMPGWILATLFGLSVIYYLVTKKKEQRASKDLLEARSEYVNSIATTSGECRSSNVSDVDVIIVGAGVAGAALAHTLGKDGRQVHVIERDLTEPDRIVGELLQPGGYLKLIELGLEDCVEKIDAQRVFGYALFKDGKHTRLSYPLEKFHSDVAGRSFHNGRFIQRMRDKAASLPNVQLEQGTVISLLEDKGTFRGVQYKTKDGQELKAFAPLTIVCDGCFSNLRRSLCNPKVDVPSCFVGMVLENCQLPCANHGHVILGDPSPILMYPISSTEVRCLVDVPGQKVPSISSGEMAKYLKTVVAPQLPPEVYDAFLAAVDKGNIRTMPNRSMPAAPYPTPGALLMGDAFNMRHPLTGGGMTVALSDIVVLRNLLRPLRNLNDAPTLCKYLESFYTLRKPVASTINTLAGALYKVFCASPDQAMKEMRQACFDYLSLGGVFSAGPVSLLSGLNPRPLSLVAHFFAVAIYGVGRLLLPFPSPKRIWIGARLISGASGIIFPIIRAEGVRQMFFPATVPAYYRAPPVK